The sequence CTCCGGATAGTCGTCCCGCTTCTTGCGGTTGCGGCGGTTGTAGAGGCATTTATTACGCCAGTAGTCCTAGTTATGATCGCTTAAGAGAGGCAGATCAACAATTTTTGAGGTACGAGACGGATGGAAGAAGATACTGGCGCACTTCCCCGGAAAGAAGATTTTTCACGGTGGTATAATGAGATCCTCTGGCGAGCCGAGATCATGGACGTCCGCTACCCGGTCAAGGGGCTGTACGTCTGGTATCCCCACGGGTTCGCCGTCAGAAAACGTGCATACGGAATACTCAGGGACCTGATGGACCGCGAACATGAGGAGACGATGTTCCCGCTCCTGATTCCCGAGACCGAGTTCATGAAAGAGGCCACGCACATCAAGGGCTTCGAGGACGAGGTCTACTGGGTCACTCACGGCGGCAAGAACGAACTCGATGTGCCGCTCGCACTCCGACCCACGAGCGAGACCGCCATCTACCCGATGTACTCGCTCTGGATCCGGTCGCATACGGACCTGCCCCTGAAACTCTACCAGATCGTCAATACGTTCCGCTACGAGACGAAGCATACCCGCCCGCTGATCCGTCTCCGTGAGATCACGTCGTTTAAGGAGGCGCATACCGTGCACGCGACGCGGGAGGAGGCGGCGGCGCAGGTCGAGGTCGCGCTCGGTCTCTACCGGGAGTTCTACGACAGCCTCAGGGTGCCGGTGATCGTATCCCGCCGCCCCGACTGGGACAAGTTCCCGGGCGCCGATTACACCATCGCGGTCGATACCATCATGCCCGACGGAAAGACCCTCCAGATAGGGACGGTGCACATGCTCGGCGACCACTTCTCGCGGACCTACGAAATCACCTACGAGGACGCAGATGGAGAACAGCAATACGCCTACCAGACCTGCTACGGCATATCCGAACGGTCGATTGCGGCGATCATCAGCGTTCACGGCGACGATAAGGGGCTTGTGCTGCCGCCCGAGGTTGCGCCGATCCAGGTCGTCATCGTGCCGATCATCGTCGGGAAACGGCGCGACGAGGTGCTCTCGGCCGCCGCGGCGCTCGAGGAGGAACTCAAAGAAGCCGGGTTTGTCGTGAGGCTGGACGACCGGGATATGCGCCCGGGCGCAAAGTATTACCACTGGGAGATGCGCGGCGTCCCGCTGCGGATCGAGATCGGGCCGCGGGACATCGACGCGAACACGGTCGTCGCCGTCACCCGCGACGGTCAGAAGACCAAGCTCGACCGCCGGGGCGTCGTCGAAGGAGTCTTCTCGGTCCTTGCCGGGTTCCGGGAGGGGATCTGGGCGACGGCGCGGCAGGCGATGGCCGACCGGATCACCGTGGCGGCGACCCTCGAGGAGACCGCCGAAGCAGTGAAGAACGGGGTTGCGGTCGTCCACTGGTGCGGATCGCAGGAATGCGCAGAAAAGATTGAGACGGCGGTGGATGCAAGCATCCTCGGGTCCGATATCCGCTCGGACCTGATTACCGTCTCTGACGGCCCGTGCGTCGCCTGTGGCGACAGGGGCACGTCCACTCTGGTTGCCCGGACCTACTGATCAGCAGGCCGGGCAGGTGTACTCTCTCGGGTACTCGGGGGACGAGAGGTCCCCTGAGATCATTGCTTTTCCACCCGAGATGAAGATCCTGCCGCACTTCGAGCACCGCTTCGGGAGCAGTCGTTCCCAGCGGCGCATAGGAACTTCCAGAGTGATCCGCATCTTCTCCGCGTCCGCAGGGTCGCTCTGGAGAAGTTCCTCGTACCGGGAGATGACCTGCATGACGTGGAGCGGGTTTGCTCCCTCGTTGCAGAACCGTTTAAAGACAAAGAATTGGAAGATCATCCATCCCAGGTCTGAGCGCTCGAGGGTCTCCTCATACTCACTGCACGTTCCGTCGTCTTCATCGAGGGAATACCCGCAGAGGGGGCAACGCCCGCCCACAAGTTCGTCCAGGAAGACCTCTTCGTGGCAGCTGGGACAGGTCGTGTGGGGGGTATGCATTCTGGAAGTCATGATGTTGGCCTCATACCATTTACTCTCTCCGAAGACACGGGCGCTGCCGCATGCCTCCTGAAAGTATTCCACGCTTGAATGCGCGGGCTCTACGATTGCCTTGAGGTTTTACTACGTATTGCGCTGGTGGTGCTCTTATACATGTCGAATGCTTCATCCGGATCTCTTCGCCCGATAGTGCGAGATCCGTGCCGTCTGGTGCTCGCGGTATGCGCCGGTGCCTGCCAGAGGAGGGGCGATCGGCGGCGCCCGCACGGCGGGTAACCCGGGGATGAAGAATAGTGAAGATGCGCCGCGCGATCGCCTGAAAGAACGAAGGAAGGTAGAGGCATGGCCGGGTGATCCTGCCGGGTCATTGTA is a genomic window of Methanoculleus bourgensis MS2 containing:
- the proS gene encoding proline--tRNA ligase; amino-acid sequence: MEEDTGALPRKEDFSRWYNEILWRAEIMDVRYPVKGLYVWYPHGFAVRKRAYGILRDLMDREHEETMFPLLIPETEFMKEATHIKGFEDEVYWVTHGGKNELDVPLALRPTSETAIYPMYSLWIRSHTDLPLKLYQIVNTFRYETKHTRPLIRLREITSFKEAHTVHATREEAAAQVEVALGLYREFYDSLRVPVIVSRRPDWDKFPGADYTIAVDTIMPDGKTLQIGTVHMLGDHFSRTYEITYEDADGEQQYAYQTCYGISERSIAAIISVHGDDKGLVLPPEVAPIQVVIVPIIVGKRRDEVLSAAAALEEELKEAGFVVRLDDRDMRPGAKYYHWEMRGVPLRIEIGPRDIDANTVVAVTRDGQKTKLDRRGVVEGVFSVLAGFREGIWATARQAMADRITVAATLEETAEAVKNGVAVVHWCGSQECAEKIETAVDASILGSDIRSDLITVSDGPCVACGDRGTSTLVARTY